In a single window of the Tautonia marina genome:
- a CDS encoding lipoate--protein ligase family protein yields MTDADFPPFRALDRTLPGVFANLALDEALLIDADQTEAPPVLRTWELPELAVVMGASCRTAEAVQVDRCRAEGVAIARRSSGGGAVLIGPGALNLTVILPIDSAPGRLAVDEVQRWVLGRIAEQLRAYGPEVEVLGSGDLALGGRKCSGSAQRRLKRRFLVHASILYDLPADRIARYLGAPPKRQPAYRSGRAHEAFVTNLPLPREAILQAIRDAWIGPGDLPEAPAVPEALIAELMTAKYTDPAWIQRF; encoded by the coding sequence ATGACGGATGCCGACTTTCCCCCGTTTCGAGCGCTCGACCGAACGCTGCCCGGAGTTTTCGCCAACCTGGCGCTCGATGAGGCGCTGCTGATCGACGCCGATCAGACCGAGGCTCCCCCGGTGCTGCGGACCTGGGAGTTGCCGGAACTGGCGGTCGTGATGGGGGCCTCGTGTCGAACCGCCGAGGCCGTTCAGGTCGATCGATGCCGCGCCGAGGGTGTGGCCATCGCTCGACGGAGCAGCGGAGGAGGGGCGGTCTTGATCGGGCCGGGAGCCCTGAATCTGACCGTCATCTTGCCGATCGACTCGGCTCCCGGTCGGCTGGCCGTCGATGAAGTGCAGCGTTGGGTGCTTGGAAGAATTGCCGAGCAATTGCGGGCTTATGGGCCTGAGGTCGAGGTGCTGGGGTCCGGCGACCTTGCCCTGGGAGGTCGTAAATGCTCAGGAAGCGCCCAGCGACGTCTGAAGCGTCGGTTTCTGGTGCATGCGTCCATTCTCTACGATCTGCCGGCCGACCGCATCGCCCGCTATCTTGGTGCCCCGCCGAAACGCCAACCGGCCTATCGATCGGGGCGGGCTCACGAGGCGTTCGTCACGAACTTGCCCCTGCCTCGCGAGGCGATTCTCCAGGCCATTCGCGACGCCTGGATCGGACCAGGAGATCTCCCCGAAGCCCCTGCCGTCCCAGAAGCCTTGATCGCCGAACTCATGACCGCGAAATATACCGATCCCGCCTGGATTCAACGATTTTAG